From one Catenuloplanes nepalensis genomic stretch:
- a CDS encoding amidohydrolase family protein → MSTVVDVHAHLIVGEVERAVAGAPGLAAHRALDARRNGAESGAVSGRMVAERFARLTDLDTRLTDMDAAGIGVQLVSPSPSQYHYWADERLAETVWRTANEGTATFCAKAPDRLRGLGLVPLQFPGLAVAALDHAVRDCGLAGVEISSHAPGPGGAGTVELSDPALEPFWSRAEELGTIVFVHPFGCTLDERLDRWYLSNIVGQPVENAVALSHLIFSGVLDRHPGLRLVVAHGGGYLPTFLGRADHGWAVRPDARQCASKPSDYLRRLWFDSLVHTPQALHALVEAAGADRVLLGSDYPFDMGVEDPVARLDEAGLPADHRDAIAFGNAARLGLTSAPTEEQRS, encoded by the coding sequence GTGAGCACGGTCGTGGACGTGCACGCGCACCTGATCGTCGGCGAGGTCGAGCGCGCGGTCGCCGGCGCGCCCGGCCTGGCCGCGCACCGGGCGCTCGACGCGCGTCGCAACGGCGCCGAGTCCGGCGCGGTCTCCGGCCGGATGGTCGCGGAGCGGTTCGCCCGCCTCACCGACCTCGACACCCGGCTCACCGACATGGACGCGGCCGGGATCGGCGTCCAGCTCGTGTCGCCGTCACCGTCGCAGTACCACTACTGGGCGGACGAGCGGCTGGCCGAAACCGTCTGGCGGACGGCGAACGAGGGCACGGCGACGTTCTGCGCCAAGGCTCCGGACCGGCTGCGCGGCCTCGGCCTGGTGCCGCTGCAGTTCCCCGGCCTCGCCGTCGCCGCGCTCGACCACGCGGTCCGCGACTGCGGGCTGGCCGGCGTGGAGATCTCCTCGCACGCGCCCGGGCCCGGCGGCGCGGGCACGGTCGAGCTGTCCGACCCGGCACTGGAGCCGTTCTGGTCCCGGGCCGAGGAGCTGGGCACGATCGTGTTCGTGCACCCGTTCGGCTGCACGCTCGACGAACGCCTCGACCGGTGGTACCTGTCCAACATCGTCGGGCAGCCGGTGGAGAACGCGGTGGCGCTGTCGCACCTGATCTTCTCCGGCGTCCTCGACCGGCACCCCGGCCTGCGGCTGGTCGTCGCGCACGGGGGCGGCTATCTGCCCACGTTCCTCGGGCGCGCCGACCACGGGTGGGCCGTCCGCCCGGACGCCCGGCAGTGCGCTTCGAAGCCCAGCGACTACCTGCGCCGGCTCTGGTTCGACTCGCTGGTGCACACCCCGCAGGCGTTGCACGCGCTGGTCGAGGCGGCGGGCGCGGACCGGGTGCTGCTCGGCTCCGACTACCCGTTCGACATGGGCGTCGAGGATCCCGTCGCCCGGCTCGACGAGGCCGGGCTGCCGGCCGACCACCGCGACGCCATCGCCTTCGGCAATGCCGCCCGGCTCGGGCTGACCTCCGCACCCACCGAGGAGCAACGATCATGA
- a CDS encoding fumarylacetoacetate hydrolase family protein, whose protein sequence is MRLATYEHRGERRAGVIGTGRLYPLPRDVSVLDLTRLGLPGALRLGRAALAGAPGPALADVRLLPPLEPPTVRDFVAFEEHVEGVVRSVSGDAAVAPEWYEAPTFYFTNPYAMIGTGDSMPVPPGCTELDFELEVAAVIGRAGTNLTPEQAHEAIFGYTILNDWSARDLQRREMKVNLGPAKGKDFASTLGPWLVTADEFAGRHDADGFLPLGMTVAVNGVEIGRDLLSNMGWPFAELVAYASRGTWVRPGDVLGSGTCGNGGCLGELWGRRGRLDPPPLKPGDAVTMTVEGIGMIVNTVVAGVDAKPVAPARPRPRDRPDR, encoded by the coding sequence ATGCGACTGGCGACCTATGAGCATCGCGGCGAGCGGCGCGCGGGCGTGATCGGGACCGGCCGGCTGTACCCGCTGCCGCGTGACGTCAGCGTGCTGGACCTGACCCGGCTCGGGCTGCCGGGCGCGCTGAGGCTCGGCCGCGCGGCGCTGGCCGGCGCACCCGGCCCGGCGCTCGCGGACGTGCGGCTGCTGCCGCCGCTGGAGCCGCCGACCGTGCGGGACTTCGTCGCGTTCGAGGAGCACGTCGAGGGCGTGGTGCGCAGCGTCTCCGGCGACGCGGCCGTGGCCCCGGAGTGGTACGAGGCGCCGACGTTCTACTTCACCAACCCGTACGCGATGATCGGCACCGGGGATTCGATGCCGGTGCCGCCCGGCTGTACCGAGCTGGACTTCGAGCTGGAGGTGGCGGCCGTCATCGGCCGGGCCGGCACGAACCTCACGCCGGAGCAGGCGCACGAGGCGATCTTCGGCTACACGATCCTGAACGACTGGTCCGCCCGCGACCTGCAACGCCGCGAGATGAAGGTCAACCTGGGGCCGGCCAAGGGCAAGGACTTCGCGTCCACGCTCGGGCCGTGGCTGGTCACCGCGGACGAGTTCGCCGGCCGGCACGACGCGGACGGTTTCCTGCCGCTCGGCATGACGGTCGCGGTCAACGGTGTGGAGATCGGCCGGGATCTGCTGTCCAACATGGGCTGGCCGTTCGCGGAGCTGGTCGCCTATGCCTCGCGGGGCACCTGGGTCCGGCCCGGCGACGTGCTCGGCTCCGGTACCTGCGGCAACGGCGGCTGCCTCGGCGAGCTGTGGGGCCGTCGCGGACGGCTGGACCCGCCCCCGCTGAAGCCGGGCGACGCGGTGACGATGACCGTCGAGGGCATCGGCATGATCGTCAACACCGTGGTCGCGGGCGTGGACGCGAAGCCGGTCGCGCCCGCCCGGCCGCGCCCGAGGGACCGCCCGGACCGGTGA
- a CDS encoding DoxX family protein, with product MNVFLWVLQVVLAAMFAMAGVMKTLQPKEKLAGNLPWVQDFSAGTVRFIGAVEFLAALGLILPAATGIAPILTPLAATGLVIVMALAIVVHVRRKEPAAIGFNVILLVVAAVVAWGRFGPYAF from the coding sequence GTGAACGTGTTCCTGTGGGTCCTGCAAGTCGTGCTGGCGGCGATGTTCGCCATGGCGGGCGTGATGAAGACGCTCCAGCCGAAGGAGAAGCTGGCCGGCAATCTGCCGTGGGTGCAGGACTTCTCCGCGGGCACCGTGCGGTTCATCGGCGCGGTGGAGTTCCTCGCCGCGCTCGGCCTGATCCTGCCGGCCGCGACCGGCATCGCGCCGATCCTCACGCCGCTCGCGGCCACCGGTCTCGTGATCGTGATGGCGCTGGCCATTGTCGTGCACGTGCGGCGAAAGGAGCCCGCCGCCATCGGTTTCAATGTGATTCTGCTGGTGGTGGCCGCAGTCGTCGCGTGGGGCCGGTTCGGGCCGTACGCGTTCTGA
- a CDS encoding LysR family transcriptional regulator: MNLASLDLNLLISLDALLRERSVTRAATRLALSQPALSASLSRLRRHFGDDLLTRVGNTYELTPLAIHLKELTAVALAGVERVFARQPDFDPAVADREFTILTSDYGLAVAGAELAAVLGDEAPGIRLRLHHITTGAVDRAAETLRTVDGLLLPHGFLTDLPHLDLYTDRWVCVVAADHPGVRDTLTMADLAALPWVLTFHEPTAFTPAARQLRLLGVEPKARIVVQSFLAVPFVLAGTNRVALMQEHLARRLSTGGGLRVLDCPFEPVPLVEALWWHPMYDRDPEHMWLRDRMAEVGRRIGQ, from the coding sequence GTGAACCTGGCCAGCCTGGACCTCAACCTGCTGATCTCGCTGGACGCGCTGCTGCGCGAGCGCAGCGTGACCCGGGCCGCGACCCGGCTGGCACTCAGCCAGCCCGCGCTCAGCGCGTCGCTGTCCCGGCTGCGCCGGCACTTCGGCGACGACCTGCTCACGCGCGTCGGCAACACCTACGAGCTCACGCCGCTGGCGATCCACCTCAAGGAGCTGACCGCGGTGGCGCTGGCCGGCGTGGAGCGGGTGTTCGCCCGGCAGCCGGACTTCGACCCGGCCGTCGCCGACCGCGAGTTCACGATCCTGACCTCGGACTACGGGCTGGCCGTCGCGGGTGCCGAACTCGCGGCGGTGCTCGGTGACGAGGCGCCCGGGATCCGGTTGCGGCTGCACCACATCACCACCGGCGCGGTCGACCGGGCGGCGGAGACGTTGCGGACCGTGGACGGCCTGCTGCTGCCGCACGGGTTCCTCACCGACCTGCCGCACCTGGACCTCTACACCGACCGCTGGGTGTGCGTCGTCGCGGCCGACCACCCCGGCGTCCGTGACACGCTCACCATGGCGGACCTGGCCGCGCTGCCGTGGGTGCTGACCTTCCACGAGCCGACCGCGTTCACCCCGGCCGCCCGCCAGCTACGCCTGCTCGGCGTGGAGCCGAAGGCGCGGATCGTCGTGCAGAGCTTCCTCGCGGTGCCGTTCGTGCTGGCCGGCACGAACCGGGTGGCGCTGATGCAGGAGCACCTGGCCCGCCGCCTCTCCACGGGTGGCGGGCTGCGCGTGCTGGACTGCCCGTTCGAGCCGGTGCCGCTGGTCGAGGCGCTGTGGTGGCACCCGATGTACGACCGCGACCCCGAGCACATGTGGCTGCGCGACCGGATGGCCGAGGTCGGCCGCCGGATCGGTCAGTAG
- a CDS encoding cyclase family protein: protein MTDPADAIRAAAARYSNWGRWGDDDVHGTLNFLTPRHRINGAALVRRGVAFSLAQRFDMDGPQRGWRRRTNPVHTMLDTGVDAERGNQGFPHGFGGADDVVAMPLQCSTQWDGLGHIFDHGKAWNGRAAGDVVTSEGDRVTGIETAAGLIAGRGVLLDAGRALGDDGELPDGFAITTAHLEQTIAAQGATSAVGTGDIVLVRTGQLARTRREGWGSYAGGPAPGLSFGTAGWLHDTEIAAIATDTWGFEVRPNEFDDAFQPLHQVVIPHLGLYIGEMWDLDALAEDCAADGVHEFWLTAGPIPVTGAVGAPVNPIAVK from the coding sequence ATGACCGACCCCGCCGACGCCATCCGGGCCGCGGCCGCCCGGTACTCGAACTGGGGCCGGTGGGGCGACGACGACGTCCACGGCACGCTCAACTTCCTCACCCCGCGGCATCGGATCAACGGCGCCGCGCTGGTACGCCGGGGCGTCGCCTTCTCCCTCGCCCAGCGCTTCGACATGGACGGCCCGCAGCGGGGCTGGCGCCGCCGCACGAACCCGGTGCACACGATGCTGGACACCGGCGTCGACGCCGAGCGTGGTAACCAGGGCTTCCCGCACGGCTTCGGTGGCGCGGACGACGTGGTCGCGATGCCGCTGCAGTGCTCCACCCAGTGGGACGGGCTCGGCCACATCTTCGACCACGGCAAGGCCTGGAACGGCCGCGCCGCCGGCGACGTGGTGACCAGCGAGGGGGACCGGGTCACCGGCATCGAGACCGCCGCGGGCCTGATCGCCGGCCGGGGCGTGCTGCTGGACGCCGGCCGCGCGCTCGGCGACGACGGGGAACTCCCGGACGGCTTCGCGATCACCACCGCCCACCTGGAGCAGACGATCGCGGCCCAGGGGGCCACGTCGGCGGTCGGCACCGGGGACATCGTGCTGGTCCGCACCGGGCAGCTCGCCCGTACCCGGCGGGAGGGGTGGGGCTCCTACGCCGGCGGTCCCGCGCCCGGCCTGTCGTTCGGCACCGCGGGCTGGCTGCACGACACGGAGATCGCCGCGATCGCCACCGACACGTGGGGCTTCGAGGTCCGCCCGAACGAGTTCGACGACGCGTTCCAGCCGCTGCACCAGGTCGTGATCCCGCACCTCGGGCTGTACATCGGCGAGATGTGGGACCTGGACGCGCTGGCCGAGGACTGCGCGGCGGACGGCGTGCACGAGTTCTGGCTGACCGCGGGCCCGATTCCCGTCACCGGCGCGGTCGGCGCTCCGGTCAATCCGATCGCCGTCAAGTGA
- a CDS encoding TetR/AcrR family transcriptional regulator, whose protein sequence is MAKKTDCEKALRVDAERNRARLLEAAREVFAEQGLDASMNEVARRSGVGVATMFRRFPTKDDLITAVFADKMKAYANAIDDALADPDPWHGFRTYVERICAMQADDRGFTDVLTVVFPAAKAFEAERDRAGAGFQELITRAKATGRLRQDFVHQDMVMILMANAGVIAATTHAAQDTWRRLIGYLIQSFAAEVEAPLPDPPTPAQTYRALLRLHAPKPETYPRKP, encoded by the coding sequence GTGGCGAAGAAGACGGACTGCGAGAAGGCGCTGCGCGTCGATGCGGAGCGCAACCGGGCACGGCTGCTCGAGGCGGCCCGCGAGGTCTTCGCCGAGCAGGGACTCGACGCGTCGATGAACGAGGTCGCCCGCCGCTCCGGCGTGGGCGTCGCCACCATGTTCCGCCGCTTCCCCACCAAGGACGACCTGATCACGGCCGTGTTCGCGGACAAGATGAAGGCGTACGCGAACGCCATCGACGACGCGCTCGCCGACCCCGACCCGTGGCACGGCTTCCGGACGTACGTCGAACGCATCTGCGCCATGCAGGCCGACGACCGCGGCTTCACCGACGTGCTCACCGTCGTCTTCCCGGCCGCCAAGGCCTTCGAGGCCGAGCGAGACCGGGCCGGCGCCGGGTTTCAGGAGCTCATCACCCGTGCCAAGGCCACCGGACGGCTCCGCCAGGACTTCGTCCATCAGGACATGGTCATGATTCTGATGGCCAACGCCGGCGTCATCGCCGCGACCACCCACGCCGCCCAGGACACCTGGCGACGTCTCATCGGCTACCTCATCCAGTCCTTCGCCGCCGAGGTCGAGGCGCCGCTGCCCGACCCGCCCACACCGGCACAGACGTACCGTGCCCTCCTGCGCCTGCACGCTCCGAAGCCGGAGACGTACCCTCGGAAGCCTTGA
- a CDS encoding NADP-dependent oxidoreductase, protein MRVVAFTEFGASPAIHEIDVPAPGAGEVRVRVHAASINGFDLAVANGYVQGMMEHRFPVVLGKDFAGVVDAVGEGADGYAVGDRVFGTVTKPYLGDGSLGEYVTVPVAIGVAKLPEAVSFTDGGALGLAGSAAVDAVTAAAPQPGERVLVSGATGGVGNLVVQLATRAGATVIATAHTDEEKALVTSLGAAETADHTTDLAAQVKDVDVVFHLAGDPAALLGVLRSGGRFVSTLVGSPDQLPTEEHTVLPVFAQPTEDKLNRLASGETRVVVEKVYPFEEATAAIAHFVAGTKGKIVVSLI, encoded by the coding sequence ATGCGCGTCGTCGCGTTCACCGAGTTCGGTGCCAGTCCCGCCATCCACGAGATCGACGTGCCCGCGCCCGGCGCGGGCGAGGTGCGCGTGCGCGTACACGCCGCTTCGATCAACGGTTTTGATCTCGCGGTGGCGAACGGCTACGTCCAGGGCATGATGGAGCACCGGTTCCCGGTCGTGCTCGGCAAGGACTTCGCCGGCGTCGTCGACGCGGTCGGCGAGGGCGCGGACGGCTATGCCGTGGGTGACCGCGTTTTCGGCACGGTCACCAAGCCCTACCTCGGCGACGGCTCGCTGGGCGAGTACGTCACCGTCCCGGTCGCGATCGGCGTGGCGAAGCTGCCCGAGGCCGTGTCGTTCACCGACGGCGGCGCGCTCGGCCTGGCCGGCTCCGCCGCCGTCGACGCGGTCACCGCAGCCGCGCCGCAGCCCGGCGAGCGGGTGCTCGTCTCCGGCGCCACCGGCGGCGTCGGCAACCTGGTGGTGCAGCTGGCCACGCGGGCAGGCGCCACCGTGATCGCCACCGCGCACACCGACGAGGAGAAGGCGCTGGTCACGTCGCTGGGTGCGGCCGAGACCGCGGACCACACCACCGATCTGGCCGCACAGGTCAAGGACGTCGACGTGGTCTTCCACCTGGCCGGCGACCCGGCCGCGCTGCTGGGCGTGCTGCGCTCCGGCGGCCGGTTCGTCTCCACGCTGGTGGGCTCGCCGGACCAGCTCCCGACCGAGGAGCACACCGTGCTCCCGGTCTTCGCGCAGCCGACCGAGGACAAGCTGAACCGGCTCGCCTCCGGCGAGACCCGCGTGGTCGTCGAGAAGGTCTACCCGTTCGAGGAGGCCACCGCGGCGATCGCGCACTTCGTCGCCGGCACCAAGGGCAAGATCGTCGTCTCGCTCATCTGA
- a CDS encoding fumarylacetoacetate hydrolase family protein: protein MSEILGSLALGTFASGSRAFAGLVRGDRVLELDAHAAALGLTAPITTRDLLADWDRVLPLLEALDGPTIGLSDLRVLPPVRPRQILQSGANYRTHVIDLAVAHRGPDDSEEQVRAATAAMMDARIANGTPYLFIGLPSAIAGPHDDLVLPGYSDRHDWELELAAVIGAPAYRVDRDRALRHVAAYTIVNDITTRDLVFRRDMPEIGTDWYRSKNAPGFLPLGPWLVPAAHVPDPMNLRVTLTLNGDVMQDESTKDMIFDVAAVVAAASQITPLHPGDLVLTGSPAGNGMHHGRLLRDGDVMTGAITGLGTQRVRCVAESAA from the coding sequence GTGTCGGAAATTCTCGGATCCCTCGCCCTCGGCACCTTCGCCTCGGGGTCGCGGGCGTTCGCCGGGCTGGTCCGCGGCGACCGGGTCCTCGAGTTGGACGCGCACGCGGCCGCGCTGGGCCTGACCGCGCCGATCACCACCCGCGACCTGCTCGCCGACTGGGACAGGGTGCTGCCGCTGCTGGAAGCGCTCGACGGTCCCACGATCGGGCTCAGCGACCTGCGGGTGCTGCCGCCGGTGCGGCCCCGGCAGATTCTGCAGAGCGGCGCGAACTACCGCACCCACGTCATCGACCTCGCGGTCGCGCACCGCGGGCCGGACGACTCCGAGGAACAGGTCCGGGCCGCGACCGCCGCGATGATGGACGCGCGGATCGCCAACGGTACGCCGTACCTGTTCATCGGCCTGCCGTCCGCGATCGCCGGGCCGCACGACGACCTGGTGCTCCCGGGCTACAGCGACCGGCACGACTGGGAGCTGGAGCTGGCCGCGGTGATCGGCGCGCCGGCCTACCGCGTCGACCGCGACCGGGCGCTGCGGCACGTGGCCGCGTACACGATCGTCAACGACATCACCACCCGCGACCTGGTCTTCCGCCGGGACATGCCGGAGATCGGCACGGACTGGTACCGGTCCAAGAACGCGCCCGGATTCCTGCCGCTCGGCCCCTGGCTCGTCCCGGCGGCCCACGTGCCCGACCCGATGAACCTACGGGTCACGCTCACGCTCAACGGCGACGTCATGCAGGACGAGAGCACCAAGGACATGATCTTCGACGTGGCGGCCGTGGTCGCCGCCGCCTCGCAGATCACCCCGCTGCACCCGGGCGACCTGGTGCTGACCGGCAGCCCGGCCGGCAACGGCATGCACCACGGCCGGCTGCTGCGTGACGGCGACGTGATGACCGGCGCCATCACCGGCCTCGGCACCCAGCGGGTGCGGTGCGTGGCGGAGTCGGCGGCATGA
- a CDS encoding 4-hydroxybenzoate 3-monooxygenase, translated as MRTEVAIIGAGPAGMLLGHLLARAGVDATIIETRSEEYVASRIRAGILEHSTVRLLDEAGLGKRLRAEGQEHRGIHLQWPEERHHLDFVDLIGRSVWVYGQTELQKDLIAAGHPVTYEVTGTALHDLTTGRPYVTFTDAGGTARRLDADVVVGCDGSFGPSREAVPVAARRTWQKTYPYSWLGVLADVAPSTDELIYAYHPHGFALHSMRSARVSRFYLQVPAGTELADWPDQRIWDELALRLGHGQDGWKLISGPITSRSVLPMRSFVQTPMRHGRLFLAGDTAHIVPPTGAKGLNLALADVALLAPALVALLREHNPTLADGYAEAALRRVWRSTHFSWWMTTMLHTGDDPFDERLKLAQLQWVTSSTAGATGLAENYAGPPS; from the coding sequence ATGCGTACCGAAGTCGCCATCATCGGCGCCGGCCCGGCCGGAATGCTGCTCGGCCACCTGCTCGCCCGTGCGGGCGTCGACGCCACGATCATCGAGACCCGGTCCGAGGAGTACGTGGCCTCGCGGATCCGGGCCGGCATCCTTGAGCACTCGACCGTGCGGCTGCTCGACGAGGCCGGGCTCGGCAAGCGGCTGCGTGCCGAAGGTCAGGAGCACCGGGGGATCCACCTTCAGTGGCCCGAGGAGCGGCATCACCTCGACTTCGTGGACCTCATCGGCCGCAGCGTGTGGGTCTACGGCCAGACCGAGCTGCAGAAGGACCTGATCGCGGCCGGTCATCCGGTGACCTACGAGGTCACCGGCACGGCGCTGCACGACCTGACGACCGGCCGCCCGTACGTGACGTTCACCGACGCCGGCGGTACGGCCCGGCGGCTGGACGCCGATGTGGTCGTGGGCTGCGACGGCTCGTTCGGCCCGAGCCGCGAGGCCGTGCCGGTGGCGGCCCGGCGGACGTGGCAGAAGACCTACCCGTACTCCTGGCTCGGCGTACTGGCCGATGTGGCCCCGTCGACGGACGAGCTGATCTACGCGTACCACCCGCACGGTTTCGCCCTGCACTCCATGCGATCGGCGCGGGTCAGCCGCTTCTATCTGCAGGTGCCGGCCGGAACGGAACTCGCCGACTGGCCCGATCAGCGGATCTGGGACGAGCTGGCGCTGCGGCTCGGCCACGGCCAGGACGGCTGGAAGCTCATCAGTGGACCGATCACCAGCCGGAGCGTGCTGCCGATGCGCAGCTTCGTGCAGACGCCGATGCGGCACGGCCGGCTGTTCCTGGCCGGGGACACCGCTCACATCGTGCCGCCGACCGGTGCGAAGGGCCTGAATCTGGCACTGGCGGACGTCGCGCTGCTGGCGCCCGCGCTGGTGGCGCTGCTGCGCGAGCACAACCCCACCCTGGCCGACGGGTACGCGGAGGCGGCCCTGCGCCGGGTCTGGCGCAGCACCCACTTCTCCTGGTGGATGACGACCATGCTGCACACCGGCGACGACCCGTTCGACGAGCGCCTGAAACTCGCCCAGCTCCAGTGGGTCACTTCCAGCACGGCCGGCGCGACCGGTCTCGCCGAGAACTATGCCGGCCCGCCGTCCTGA
- a CDS encoding FAD-dependent monooxygenase: protein MPAVSTVLVVGGGAAGAATAILLADAGIDVEIAEIKPDVTALGSGITLQGNALRVLRQLGVWGQVQALGYGFDTLGLRAPDPHGTLLMEMPDARTGGPDLPATLGMYRPDLARILLDRAASAGARIRFGATLTDLRQDADQVRVTFAGGAESRYDLVVGADGVRSWTRGALGIDLETRATGMGIWRAFATRPASVTRTDLYYGGPAYIAGYCPTGEATLYAYLVEDARDRGALTPEQRLATMRALSEAYHGPWDDIRPHLTDASRINYTWFETHLLDAPWHRGRVVLIGDAVHACPPTLAQGAALALEDAAVLAELLLSHATVTDALLTEFTDRRHARAKTVVHASVQLGQWLLDRDRDADVPGLMGRVAALVGAPA, encoded by the coding sequence ATGCCCGCAGTCTCCACCGTGCTCGTCGTCGGTGGCGGTGCCGCCGGCGCCGCCACGGCCATCCTGCTCGCCGACGCCGGGATCGACGTCGAGATCGCCGAGATCAAACCGGACGTCACCGCGCTCGGCTCCGGCATCACGCTGCAGGGCAACGCGCTGCGCGTGCTGCGGCAGCTCGGCGTCTGGGGCCAGGTCCAGGCGCTCGGCTACGGCTTCGACACGCTCGGCCTGCGCGCCCCCGACCCGCACGGCACCCTGCTGATGGAGATGCCGGACGCCCGCACCGGCGGGCCGGACCTGCCCGCCACGCTCGGCATGTACCGGCCCGACCTGGCTCGCATCCTCCTCGACCGGGCCGCGTCGGCCGGCGCGAGGATCCGGTTCGGCGCCACGCTCACCGACCTGCGGCAGGACGCCGACCAGGTGCGGGTCACCTTCGCCGGCGGTGCCGAGAGCCGGTACGACCTGGTCGTCGGCGCGGACGGCGTGCGCTCGTGGACCCGCGGCGCGCTCGGCATCGACCTGGAGACCCGGGCGACCGGCATGGGCATCTGGCGCGCGTTCGCCACCCGGCCGGCGTCCGTGACCCGCACCGACCTGTACTACGGCGGTCCCGCCTACATCGCCGGCTACTGCCCGACCGGGGAGGCCACGCTCTACGCCTACCTCGTCGAGGACGCCCGGGACCGCGGCGCGCTCACCCCGGAGCAGCGGCTGGCCACGATGCGCGCGCTGTCCGAGGCCTACCACGGCCCGTGGGACGACATCCGCCCCCACCTCACCGACGCCTCCCGGATCAACTACACCTGGTTCGAGACGCACCTGCTGGACGCGCCGTGGCACCGCGGCCGGGTCGTGCTGATCGGTGACGCCGTCCACGCCTGCCCGCCGACGCTCGCCCAGGGTGCCGCGCTCGCGCTGGAGGACGCGGCCGTGCTCGCCGAGTTGCTGCTCTCTCATGCCACGGTCACCGACGCGCTGCTGACCGAGTTCACCGACCGCCGGCACGCCCGCGCGAAGACCGTCGTCCACGCCTCCGTCCAGCTCGGACAATGGCTGCTCGACCGCGACCGGGACGCGGACGTGCCGGGGCTGATGGGCCGGGTCGCCGCGCTGGTCGGGGCGCCCGCGTGA
- a CDS encoding VOC family protein: MTDRLITHLRHVDLAVPDYDRQLDFYTTMWGLAPQVTDSGVAFLAAEGSPEQYVVRIRKAEEKRLDLVAFGAADRASVDELALRLGRDGVTLITEPGAMDTPGGGYGFRFFDVDGRTVEVSAEVEARQHRKVEEKESIPVRLSHVVLNTRTPEATVAFYEKHLRFALSDTLTHPHMGDVMFFMRCNDWHHSVAIARGPHTALHHASFEMRGIDEYMRGSGRLLRAGVEKVWGPGRHMAGNNTFTYFLDPHGNTIEYTTELERLDEDTWHPHLYDFSDPTVSDQWGTANPMNELVAKQSFNDVDRGVFVAPPM; the protein is encoded by the coding sequence ATGACCGACCGTCTCATCACCCACCTGCGGCACGTCGACCTGGCAGTGCCCGACTACGACCGGCAGCTCGACTTCTACACCACCATGTGGGGCCTGGCCCCGCAGGTGACCGACAGCGGCGTCGCGTTCCTGGCCGCGGAGGGCTCGCCCGAGCAGTACGTGGTGCGCATCCGCAAGGCCGAGGAGAAGCGCCTGGACCTGGTCGCGTTCGGCGCGGCCGACCGGGCGTCCGTGGACGAGCTGGCGCTGCGTCTCGGCCGGGACGGCGTCACGCTGATCACCGAGCCGGGCGCGATGGACACCCCCGGCGGCGGGTACGGCTTCCGGTTCTTCGACGTGGACGGCCGTACCGTCGAGGTCTCCGCCGAGGTCGAGGCCCGGCAGCACCGCAAGGTGGAGGAGAAGGAGTCGATCCCGGTCCGCCTGTCGCACGTGGTGCTGAACACCCGTACCCCGGAGGCGACCGTCGCCTTCTACGAGAAGCACCTGCGGTTCGCGCTCTCCGACACGCTCACCCACCCGCACATGGGCGACGTCATGTTCTTCATGCGCTGCAACGACTGGCACCACAGCGTCGCGATCGCCCGCGGCCCGCACACCGCGCTGCACCACGCCTCGTTCGAGATGCGCGGCATCGACGAGTACATGCGCGGCAGCGGCCGGCTGCTGCGCGCGGGCGTCGAGAAGGTCTGGGGGCCGGGGCGGCACATGGCCGGCAACAACACCTTCACCTACTTCCTCGACCCGCACGGCAACACCATCGAGTACACGACCGAGCTGGAGCGCCTGGACGAGGACACCTGGCACCCGCACCTGTACGACTTCTCCGACCCGACGGTCAGCGATCAGTGGGGGACCGCGAACCCGATGAACGAGCTGGTCGCCAAGCAGTCCTTCAACGACGTCGACCGGGGCGTGTTCGTCGCGCCCCCGATGTGA